The Rhodococcus rhodochrous DNA window ATCTTCGGTGAGGTCGTCGACGCCGAGTCGAAGAAGGTCGTCGACGCGATCGCGACCACCGCCACCGACCGCGCCGATCGCCCGGTCGACGACGTCGTAATCAACAGCATCACCATCTCCTGAGAGAGTTCCCATGACGAACCCCGGCTGGGGCTCCGCGGCCGAGGGTGGTGGCCCGCAGCCCCAGCCGCGGTGCGTTCGCCATCCCGACCGCCCGACCCTTCTCGCCTGCTCCCGATGCGGCCGGCCCGCGTGCCCCGAGTGCCTGCGTCCCGCCTCGGTCGGTCAGCACTGCGTCGACTGCGTCGCCGCGGCCGAACGGTCGACACCGCAGGCCCGCACCATCGCCGGCGCACCCGTCCGCTCCGATCGGCCCTCGCCGATCGTGACGTACGTGCTCATCGCGCTGAACGTGCTCGTCTTCGGCATCACCGCCGCGCAGTCGGGCAGCGTGATGACCAACGAGCAGGGCTCGGAGCTGTTCCTCGACTGGGCGCTGTGGCCGCCCATCATCGCCGCGCACGACGAGTACATCCGGATCCTCGGCAGCGGCTTCCTGCACTTCGGCCTGCTCCACCTGGCCGTCAACATGTTCGCCCTGTGGGTGATCGGCCGCGACACCGAACTCGTGCTCGGACGCGCCCGGTACCTCTCGGTCTATCTCGTGTCGATCCTCGGCGGATCCGCCGCGGTGATGTTCATGGAGACCGGTGCGGTCACCGCCGGAGCGTCGGGAGCAGTCTTCGGTCTGCTCGGCGCGCAGGCCGTCATCCTGCTGCGCCTGCGTCGCAGCCCGGCACCCGTGCTGACCATCGTCGGCCTCAACGTGATCATCAGCATCACCATCCCGGGCATCTCTCTGTGGGGTCACCTGGGCGGTCTCGTCGCCGGTGCCGCCGCGACCGCGGCCCTGCTCTACGCCCCGCAGTATCTCGGTGCCGGCACCGACCGGGACCGCATCGTGCGCACCGGGTGGATCGCGCTGGTCGCGGTCGTCGTGGTGACGCTGGTCGCGATCGTGCTGGCCGTCGTGCGGCTACGCGATCAACTGGGCGTCTGATCGGGCGCGAGATCGCGCACCGCCAGCGCGGCGTGCACGTTCCGCGGGTCGGTGCCCAGATCCCACCGGCCGAAGATCATCAGGTTCTCCGTGCCGGTCGCGGGGTCGATCGTGTCGATCTCGAGCATCGGCACCCGCCGCCCGAAGCGCGGGTACTCGACGATCCGCACGCGGTGCAGTGCCACCCGCGGGAACTCGCGACGACCCGTCAACCGCATCGTCGCGATCCCCGTTCCTCCGGGGAGCACTTCGAGACGCGGACGCTGTCGCAGCGCGAGCGCGACCATCACGAGGACGAGCACCGCCGCGAAACCCACCAGCACGCGACCGGCCGCGTCGGGAACCGCGACGGCGGCCGTCACGGCAAGGGCGATACCGGCGGCCGCCAACGCCGCTATCGCGGCGGGCGGCGTCGCCCACCGCAGCGGTGTCTCGTCGGGCATCTGCGTCCTCTTCCGATTCGTTCCCCGGAGACCTCTCACCGGGTTGTGCACAGTGTTATCCCCAGGTGGGGATGAATAACATCGGTGTAACCCGAGCGAGGTGGGGGTCAGCGCCAGTTCATCGTCATGATCAGACCGACCACCATGAACCCGAAACCGATCAGGAAGTTCCAGGCACCGAGATCGTTCATCCACGTGATCTGCTCGGCCGCGAGGTAGTAGACGATCAGCCACAGCAGCCCGATGACCATCAGGGCGAGCATCACCGTCACGTACAACGTGCTCGACGGCGTGCCCTTGACCTTCACGGGTGTGCGGCTCACCGTCCGGGTCGCGGAGACGTCCTTCTTGCGAACCTTCGACTT harbors:
- a CDS encoding rhomboid family intramembrane serine protease — translated: MTNPGWGSAAEGGGPQPQPRCVRHPDRPTLLACSRCGRPACPECLRPASVGQHCVDCVAAAERSTPQARTIAGAPVRSDRPSPIVTYVLIALNVLVFGITAAQSGSVMTNEQGSELFLDWALWPPIIAAHDEYIRILGSGFLHFGLLHLAVNMFALWVIGRDTELVLGRARYLSVYLVSILGGSAAVMFMETGAVTAGASGAVFGLLGAQAVILLRLRRSPAPVLTIVGLNVIISITIPGISLWGHLGGLVAGAAATAALLYAPQYLGAGTDRDRIVRTGWIALVAVVVVTLVAIVLAVVRLRDQLGV
- a CDS encoding PH domain-containing protein yields the protein MPDETPLRWATPPAAIAALAAAGIALAVTAAVAVPDAAGRVLVGFAAVLVLVMVALALRQRPRLEVLPGGTGIATMRLTGRREFPRVALHRVRIVEYPRFGRRVPMLEIDTIDPATGTENLMIFGRWDLGTDPRNVHAALAVRDLAPDQTPS
- the crgA gene encoding cell division protein CrgA; the protein is MPKSKVRKKDVSATRTVSRTPVKVKGTPSSTLYVTVMLALMVIGLLWLIVYYLAAEQITWMNDLGAWNFLIGFGFMVVGLIMTMNWR